Proteins from a single region of Runella sp. SP2:
- a CDS encoding acyltransferase, whose protein sequence is MKIEYVNIPNNSSKFNFALRYIFNKFRTWYLFSIRFKWVKYSGFVRVMKGTSFARMNIQIGNNVQFGEYCNVANNVIFGNYILMAGRVCFVGKHDHPFDTAGQYIWHGSRDTSGFCTVEDDVWIGHNSTIVGNIKIERGSIIAAGSVVINNIPPCEIWGGVPAKKIRNRFQNDSDKLKHLHFLDAQLKTFNA, encoded by the coding sequence ATGAAAATAGAATATGTAAATATTCCTAATAATTCAAGTAAATTTAATTTTGCACTAAGGTATATATTTAACAAATTTCGTACTTGGTATTTATTCAGTATCAGATTTAAGTGGGTTAAATACAGTGGTTTTGTTAGAGTAATGAAAGGGACTTCATTCGCAAGAATGAATATCCAAATAGGTAACAATGTACAATTTGGCGAATACTGTAATGTAGCAAATAATGTAATTTTTGGAAATTATATTTTGATGGCAGGTAGAGTGTGTTTTGTTGGTAAACATGATCACCCTTTTGATACGGCTGGGCAGTATATATGGCATGGTAGTAGAGACACATCAGGTTTTTGCACTGTCGAGGATGATGTTTGGATTGGCCATAATTCTACTATTGTGGGGAATATTAAAATAGAAAGGGGTTCTATCATCGCAGCAGGTTCTGTTGTAATTAATAATATCCCTCCGTGTGAAATTTGGGGTGGTGTTCCTGCAAAAAAAATAAGAAACCGTTTTCAAAATGATAGCGATAAATTAAAACATTTACACTTTTTAGACGCTCAACTTAAAACTTTTAATGCTTAA